Below is a genomic region from Vicinamibacteria bacterium.
GACCTCTCCCCGCCCGCCCGAGGGCGGGGTTGAACGGGCCCGCCCCTACCCCGGAGCCGATCGAGGTCAGGCACGAGAAGGGGGCCCGGCGGCTGGTGGTCTCCTGGGACGACGGCCACTCCTCCACCTTCCCCCTCGACTACTTGAGAAGCTGGTGCCCCTGCGCATCCTGCCAAGGCCACGCCCCCAACGCGAAATACCTGGACCTTCACGATCAGGAGCTCGTCCAGGTGGAAGCGGTCGGCAACTACGCGCTCGCGCCGACCTGGGGAGACGGCCACAACACCGGCATCTACAGCTTCCGCTTGCTGCGGGCGCTCTGCCCCTGCCCCGCCTGCGGGGGGGAGAAGCGCTGACTCA
It encodes:
- a CDS encoding DUF971 domain-containing protein encodes the protein MNGPAPTPEPIEVRHEKGARRLVVSWDDGHSSTFPLDYLRSWCPCASCQGHAPNAKYLDLHDQELVQVEAVGNYALAPTWGDGHNTGIYSFRLLRALCPCPACGGEKR